The following DNA comes from Miscanthus floridulus cultivar M001 chromosome 5, ASM1932011v1, whole genome shotgun sequence.
GTCCGGGCGCAAGTAAAAGCAGCTTTTCGGTTATTCCCCACGGCTCGTACGTACACGGCGCACTGGttttgaggccttgtttagattacttcaaagttccaaattttttcactctctctattACATTAATTTtttgatacatgcatggagcattaaatgtagataaaaaaagtaactaattgcacagtttggttgtaaatcacgagacgaatcttttgagcctagttagtccatgatcaaacaaagtttgtcaaatacaaacgaaacgtgctacagtgtccagattgcaaaaatttgcaatctaaacaatgcctgagttcccttcccttccctgcaTTTAGGCGAAGCTACGTCGCCCACTGCTAGGCATCGCCAGAGTTGACAGACAAATCGATTCATCTATCGGCTCTCGCTTATCGCCAGCACCAAACTTAACTATAATCAGGAAAAAAGTACTGTCTGCGGTGCATGAACTTGTCGCCTCTCTGTTTATATAATGTAAAGTCATTCAGTACCTAGCACGATCAGAGCTACCAGCATGAACTGGATCGGATGGTCTGTAGAGTCCAGCCACTCACACCCTAGTATGAACAGCTATACAGGCCTAGTAGGCTAGTACTGATCGCTAAGCTCGAAGCGATACTCCACTACCCACATCGATCCTTGCCTAATTGGTCGCAATCTGTTATGTAAACCATTTACTACACCCCTAACATATGCTACTCGGTAGACTATCTAGAACTAGAATACTATAGCATAGACAATGAGTGAGGCAGCAGGTCACGTGAAAAGGTGTAGACTTTGTAGCATACCGGAACGCGACGAGGGACCAGGCGAGGCCGAGGAGGCTGGAGTAAGTGTTGGGGTTGCGGATCAGCTTGCGCCACACCACGATGAGTATGAGGCGGGTCATCACGCTCGCCGGCGGCATCTGCTGCTGCGCCCGCGCGTCGTCCGGGTCGTACCCACCGCCGCCGGCGTCCGCCACTCCGCCCACGTCCTTCACGCGCAGCTCGGCCGTGGCGGAGCTGGAACCCAGCTTCGTCAGCTGCTCGCCGGGCCCGCCTGCTTCTCCCGCCTCCGCGTCCTCCGCCGTCGTCTTGCCACCGTCGAAGCCGAAAGCCTCGTCGGCTTCCGCCGTCGCCGCAGCTACTGCACCGTTGCTCTCGTTCTCTGAAAAcgacaaaaaaaaaaggattcGCTTACTGTATGCAAAGCATGAAGCAGATGTGTCTGCTACTCTGCTAGCGTTAGTGTTGACGCGTGCGCGCGGCGCGGACGTACCTTTGCCGGCCGAGCCGTTCTGCGGCGGCAGCTCGGCGGGGACAGCCATGCGAATTTCCTTGGCGCCGACGTTGATGCCGCCGCCCGCGCCACCGGTGAAGACCGGCAGGCCGCTGACTTCCGAGACGGGGGAGGCGTTCGAGCTCCACACGAACATGTGGAGCtccttggcgtcgtggcagctgGGCACGGCGCCCGCGGGTCTCGACGACGACCGTGCCGAGGCCGAGCGCTCGTCGAAGTTGGACTGCCGCGGCGTCGGCCCCCGCgacgagtgcatcgagtacagaTCGGCGGCGCCGAAGCTCGAGGCGCGCGCGCCGGCGCTGTCGACCATGGCGAAGAAGTCGGCGTGGTTGAAGTTGGAGCCCCGCGGGCTGTGCTGCCGCGACGAGCTCATGGAGTAAATCTCCGCACCCGTCAGGTTCGACGGCCGCGGCGTCACCATCGTCGTCATCAGCAGCGACCGCCGCGACGCCGACGAGCGGCGCACCGTGACGTGCAGCCGGCCGTcgtccgccacctcggcctccgTCTCGGCGCGCCCGCCCTCCAGCGACACCACGTCCGCGTCCACGTGCAGCGACGCGATGGCCGCCGCGGTGTCCGGGAACTGGTCCGCGATGAGCATCCGCGCGGCGCGGAACTCGAAGAGGAACAGCAGCAGCGTGTACCAGATGATGCACTGGAGCACGATCACCTGCACCATGAGGGACCCGGCGTAGGGCCCGTACATGGCGATCAGCAGCGGGATCCCCATCACCAGCGTGTTGGGCAGCGTCGACACCGAGAAGAGCGTGATGGACCAGTCCAGCCGCGGCGCCGCGGCCGCGAGCCTGGAGGGCAGCAGGCGCGACCACACGGCCAGCCCCGACAGGACGAGCAGCTTCTGCAGCGTGTCCGCGGCCAGGAACCGGAGGTTCATGGCGTAGGGGTCGTTGGTGGAGATGAAGTGGAAGGACAGCAGCGGCACGGCGAAGATGGCGACGAAGCGGTTGATGCCGGAGCACTGGTCCGGCGTGAAGATGCGCCACCACCGCACCGACCCGTACGCCAGGAACATGGCCACGTACAGAGGCACCATCGCGGTCAGCACCGTGTATATATCGTTCCCCGATATCATCTTGGCCCACCCCCGGCGGCCAACGCCCaacggaggagggaggagggaggagggaggaaggctCTCGGGATTCTACTTCTGGGGTGGAAGAAGCTAAGCTGAGGTGTCGCGGACTCTCGGGTGGAGTATCCGAGTTACATGCAGGAGTGGGCTCTTCCGGTCTTGTGAAGTGGGCAACGCCGGTCGCCGGCGCCATTCTATTTATACGGGAGCAGCGCGAATCGGTTGCGACTGCGACAAACAAACACCGTCTAGATCGAGCGATCCGGTGGAATGCCGTGTGCACGGAAAAAACGCCGGAGCCGGGGTTTGAATCAAGGTTCATTTATGGCATGAAAATCAAGATTGATTTTTGTTCGAGGTTCAAAGTTAAATTTGAATGGGCCACTCATGACCTGTTTGATTGCTTGCCCAGGCAAGCTTCTCTGGCCAGGCACCAATTTAGGCAATTGATTTTGACTGCTCGGTGACCAAGATCTGTTGCCTGATAGGCATTTGGCTGCCAGGGCAGCAACCAAACATGACCTTTATTTTCTTCGATTTTTTAGATCTACATATGTGTTTGTCTAAATAAATCAACCTCTAGAGTCATATACCAAGTTAAAACTTTTATAGGTTTAACTGAATTATCGAAAAACAGTACTCGTGGCACAAAATTAGTATAATTAGTGTACTCGTTTAGTGTCATGGATGTTAATATTCTTTCATACAAAATTAGTCAAACTTACAAAAGTTGATTAGGACGGATCTAGAAGTTATTTTTTTTAGAGATGGAAGGAGTATCCAGAAAGATTTGATTTGCATGATCACCCCATATTGTCAATTCCGACCTTGGAGACCAAGGTAGCTTTTGGATAACTTGCCAGGTACATGTGAAATAGCATCAACCTGCTCGCATATAAAATTACTGATATTGATTTTGATTAGAGTTAGGAAGAGAACAACATAATAATTCTAGCTTCGTATATATCCTATCCGTCCAAATTATAAGAAGTTTTAGCGTTTCTAAATATACTATTTTTTACTATGCATATAGACACAGTGTATATCTACgtacatagcaaaaactatgaatctagaaataACAAAACGTCTTACAATTTATGGCATGAAAATCAAGATTGATTTTTGTTCAAGGTTCAAAGGTAGATTTTAATCGGCCACTCAGGGACCCATTTAGTGGTTAATATTCTTTCCTACATAATTAGTCAAACTTACAAAAATAACTTAGTACATGTCTAGAAGTTATTTATTTAGAGACAGTAGATTTGCTTATGGATTTGCTTTGGACAAAGCTAGAAGTTATTTATTAAGTTGCattgaaagtatctaggcccttagttgaatttcggtgattaatgacaatacgtgattactatgactaacgtgtattttacagaggcaattaagttaggtcatggtaacggagatcgattgggctatcatggtggtcatgtccctcgatgaaaatcgttttggttttcaaaggatggacgacaaggttaagaatggactagttctaagtgtcgtttagtgttgaagagacacttagagtagtttaggactttgtttttcctttggccgtactattaagggggtatggacgggtaacttgacctaggtgagtctagtgggttaggtgtggtgcacactagcTAAacatagcactaggtagctcctaaaaagcccttagatccattggagcaaactttattcacgtacgttcgaaagttgaaagtgaatggagggtcaaatactgaccggacactggctttggtgtgaccggacactggcgcagagtacggtcagtttatttgatcaaggtgaagtcatctggaagtgaccagacgctgagaggtgaagtgaccggacgctgagggccaacgtccggtcgactccagtaaggttccagagagggaaaatcacgaccggacgcatccggtcagtgctgaccggatgttggccagcgtccggtcacactttaaacactggatTTCGGGGtaaactgaccggcgcgtccggtcaacatgaccggagcgtccgatcaccccgcagaggcacataatggttcatttttcaacccatgttataaatacttcctccattcgtgtgtgtgggtacttttgctcatttcaacagctgagaaacatccttgagagtgccaagaagagcaaggtcctagtgaggtgattgagatttgagaatcccaaagagagccctcattagtgagatcaagagtagcaaagtgtgcatccacccttctcattaggcttgtcgtggtcaagtgagagtttgtgcttgttactcttgatgatcgccatcacctagacggcttggtggtgattgggagcttggtgatcatccggcggtgcttgtggatgacccaactcgagttgtgagcggttgtgggtgattcaccgtgacggagtgtcgaagaatcaacccatagagagcacttgatccttgcgcggatcaaaggaggagctacacccttgcgtgggtgctccaatgaggactagtggggagtggcgactctccgatacctcggcaaaacatcgccgcgtttctccttctctctttactttgagcatttaccttgagtatttactttgagcaattcaatacttgtctttacattcatagaattgccatgctagagtaggattggaacttaggttgcaagactttttgtgtgatagaacattagaaacactttctaggcacaaggggttaattgggctaacaataggttttaattattgcaaagaaatttagaattagccaaattcacccccccctcttgggcatcttgatctttcaattggtattagagcctcgtgctcatgtatttaggcttaaccgcctagagaaagatatctCATGGGGATAgacctccttctatctttgatgggggtgattttccatattggaaaattcgcatggagacgtacttagaagctctagatgttggaatacttagagccacctcacaaggcttcccaaaacctcgggatgctactaacctacaaggcaatgaggtgaattacaagaaatggaatgcaaaggctcgaaacaccatctttagaggtctttgcaaagatgtgttcaaccaggtgaggaaccacaaagacgcccatgcactatggtcggacatttatgctctccatgagggaacaaagactgagcgtgaggaacgctatcatcttgtcatgaaaaagcttaactcttttgagatgcttcctaaagaatgtgctaatgaaatatattcacgtttgaatgttcttgtagagaaagtcaatgggcttggactcactcaaatgcaaccatccgatgttgtaagaaagatcttgagtgtcctccccattgacaaatatgggcatattatgaccgtgcttcatcaaggtgatctttccaccgctacaccgacacaaatcttgggaaagatcaatgctcatgagatgtacatgcacatcacacctcaagatggctcatcctctacaaagaagaaagaaaaggacttagcattcaaagctagccaagagaagggcaaagcaagacttgagtatgagagctcaagtgatgatgaagttaatGATGCAattcttgctctcatggtgagaaaaaccaccaagatgctaaagaagctcaacaagagtggcatcaagttcgatggcaagaagaagaagttcttcactagctttagaaggaagccaatctccgagatggattgctacaattatggagaacttggtcatctagcacaccaatgcaccaagcctaagaaagataagttcaagaacaagtacacgggcaagaaagatgactcaagtaatgaagaaaaagataagaagaagaaaaacaagccatacaagaagagagatggcaagaagaaagacttccacaagcagaagaagagtggaaaggcatacatcgtcggtgattggctcacggacattgattcttCTAGtgactcatccgatgatgatagtgacaacgagaaggtggccataATTGTTATtggctcttcatcatcttcaccgccaccaccgtcatcatcctctacacacctatgccttatggccaagggtgaacgcaaggtatcaaacgatgatgatagtagtggtgatgaacatgctagtaatgatgatagcaatagtgatgatgatgaatatgaatcaccttcttatgatgatcttgctagattgctaaaataatacactaagatcattataaagactagagctaagaatgaaaagctagaagctaagaataattcacttttagcaaaatgtgacatgtcgaaaaggctagtattgagcttagagaagcaaatgatgctatatcatccaaactcaaggagctcaaatcttctaagaaagagcttaaagataaacatgataaacttgagaggatacacaatgagctcatcactagccacaacaagctaaaagaagaatatacaactctaaagatcaatcatgataatcttgttattgctcaagaattcttatccaatgagccacatgatgctactaacgatgttgttaagattgatatagctacatcatatgatgatttgatcattgagagcattgagcaaagttctagtagcaagggcaagcaagtggttgaggccgatgattatgataagtttgtcaagctcaagaaagatcttgaagaactcaaaaccaccaagtctatagtggtagaaactcttgttcatgatgatggtttgatccttgagaatgaaaagctcaaagaagagaacaagaagctcaaggaagagaaaaacaatgatgctctcaaggaagaaaacaagaagctcaaattggagaaagagcatctcaagattggattgagcaagttcacgagaggcaagtatctacaaagtgagctacttatgaacactatcatgaagatggatagaagtggcattgggtatttagcaaaccaagagaagaaggctcaagctcaacaacaacacaagtcaaagctaaagccaaagagatattttgagtgtggacaagaaggtcactttgcccatgagtgccaaactccatcaccacaacccttgcccaagcatgctagaccttttgcctttaatactcactacatgcttagaaaggattatagtggaaagatgaaagtcatattcttaggacctctaaacaagaataggcctaagaaaatttaggttgcaaagtcacttattgagaaggtgaagggccctcaacaagtttgggttcctaaagcttgatctcttgtgtgtaggtgaactacaagagcggtggaagttattgggttattgatagtggttgcacacaacatatgaccgatgatcctcgtatgttcacctcactagatgaagaagtagatggacaagaaagaatcacatttggagataattcaaatggcaaggttaaaggattgagcaaactggcaatatcaaatgatcattctatctcaaatatgctatatattgcttcattgagcttcaacttgctatccgttggacaattgtgtgatcttggcttccaatgcttgttcaccgagaaggaagttgttgtatctaagaaggatgatgatcatgtgatattcaaaggatttagatacaacaatctatatctagtggatttcacctccaaagatgcaaatttgaagacttgcctattcaacaaaacaacacttgggtggttatggcataggagacttgctcatgttgggatgagctcactcaagaagctaatgaagaatgatttggtgagagggttgaaggacatgaagtttgagaaggacaagctttgtagtgcatgtcaagccggcaagcaagttgcaaatactcatccaaccaaagccttcatgtcaaacacaagagtgctagaactccttcacatggatttatttggaccaacaacatacaagagtttgggagaaaatctttattgtcttgtgattattgatgactattcaagatatacatgggtattcttccttcatggcaaatccaaagttgcatcttgcttcaagaagtttgccaagagagcacaaaatgaatttcaagtaaagctcaagaagattagaagtgacaatgagaaggaatttgacaacacaaacatagaagcctattgtgatgaagttgggatcaagcatgaggtctccgcaacatatactcctcaacaaaatggtgtagttgagagaaagaaccggacattgatcactcttgcaagaacagtgctagatgagtacaacacccccgaagctctatgggcggaagctatcaacaccgcatgctatgcatccaaccgcctattccttcaaaagttccttggcaagacaccttatgagttgctcaatgggaagaagccagacatctccttctttagggtgtttggttgcaaatactacatctacaagaagctcttcaagatccggattggataaatgtcatgcatgaagagttgaacaacttcacccgcaatgaagtttggactcttgaagagcggccaaaaggtgcaagagtcattggaacaaagtgggtgtttcgcaacaagcaagatgatcaaagcgtagttgtgaggaacaaggcaagactagttgcaaagtggTTCTCTCAAGtcgaaggattggattttggagagacctttgcaccgattgcaagactagaagtcattcgtatcctccttgcatatgcatcacatcatgaaataaaactatatcaaatggatgtgaaaagtgcttttttaaatggctttattaatgaactagtctatgttgatcaacctcccgggtttgaagaccctagatatcctaatcatgtttataggttgtccaaggcattatatggtcttaagcaagccctaagagcttggtatgagcgtctttgggactttctcattgagaagggcttcaccatcaagAAGGTCGATACcgcactattcaccaagaagcttgatgggcacatcttcatttgtcaagtgtacgttgatgatatcatctttggatcatcaaatgaagattcttgtaaagagtttggtgaattgatgtcaaaggagtttgagatgtcaatgattggagagcttacattctttcttggttttcaagtcaagcaaatgagagaagggattttcatctctcaagagaaatatacaaatgatcttctcaagagattcaagatggatgaatgtaagccaatcaagacaccaatggacatctcgacctagatgagggaggtaacatggttgatcaaactctctaccgctctatgattggtagcttgttatatttaactgtatttaggcccgacatcatgtttagtgtgtgtatgtgtgctagattttatgctaatcctaaggaaactcatttaattgccgtaaaaagaatctttaggtatcttaagcacacaccaagcattggctttgggtatcccaaaggagctatatttgaattagttggctattccgattcagattatgccggttgcaaagttgatagaaaaagcacattcagagggtgccatttgcttggtagatcacttgtgtcttggtcctccaagaaataaaatagtgtggccttgtccaccgccgaagcggaatacattgccccgggtgcttgttgtgcacaaatactttacatgaagtaaactttgctagactatggtgtagttctagaaaaagtacctcttttgtgcgacaatgaaagtgcggtaaaacttgcaaataatctggttcaacactctcgcaccaagcacatagatatctgccatcactttcttagagatcatgttgctaaaaatgatatatcattagaaggtgtaaggaccgaggatcaattagcggatatcttcactaaaccgctagatgaggcgactttttatcgattgcggaatgagctcaatgttcttgattgtagtaacttcactaaaaaatgagcttgtgttgtcccttgcattgcattgtaatatacaacatgtttaatttttggtaatgcatatggggcttgtctaacatggttaagataaccgtcgtaaagcgtgtgaagaagcttaaccttggatcaaacttgataagcaactagattaATCTTCAagcattgcattgcatatgcatgaatgttgctttgtcgtttatcttcaattgccctcttattgcctattttcttaaaaagaactaTAGCCTAAgataaaatattttaaaaaatttgagggtttgagagaggtcactcacatcagtcccaattggtgtttatttggatcctgttgaagttgggacttgattgggaacaggcagcacaaaggactttgaagatttgctagaaaaagagtgactgaacgctgcaccggactctgatgtccagcgtccggtcagttcataagaggtgaacctgctgcgaaggagtgaccggatgctaaaatAGTGTTCTCCCAGTGTCTGATCAGATGGtcatccagcgtctggtcgatcgaagacgatgatggcagcttgcaccggactctggctgtgtccggtcggtgtccaccggacgcgtccggtcacgattctaggggttttggacctctctagaatcgaccggacgctgggtggcagtgtccggttgctgccaccggagcatccggtcagtagaaatcatgtGGGATTCAATCTCTTATCTTCATTTCCTTTTCTGTTCCACGGGGGACCCCATATAATCCATCACCCGTGCCCTCACTCGCGCAGCCGCTGCCCGCGCCTCCGCTCTCGCCGCTCCAcgccacgcgccgccgccgccgcccgtgctGCTCTGCGCCTGCTCTGTCGCCCATGCCTGCTCCGCCGCTCGCGCCGCCGCTCTCGCTGCCACGCCCGCGCCGCCGGCCACCGCTTTTGCTCAGCCTCACCCGCGCCGCCACTCCAGCTTAGCCACCTCGCCGCCGTGCCCTGCCCATGCGCCAgcgcctgaaa
Coding sequences within:
- the LOC136452610 gene encoding auxin efflux carrier component 3a-like, which produces MISGNDIYTVLTAMVPLYVAMFLAYGSVRWWRIFTPDQCSGINRFVAIFAVPLLSFHFISTNDPYAMNLRFLAADTLQKLLVLSGLAVWSRLLPSRLAAAAPRLDWSITLFSVSTLPNTLVMGIPLLIAMYGPYAGSLMVQVIVLQCIIWYTLLLFLFEFRAARMLIADQFPDTAAAIASLHVDADVVSLEGGRAETEAEVADDGRLHVTVRRSSASRRSLLMTTMVTPRPSNLTGAEIYSMSSSRQHSPRGSNFNHADFFAMVDSAGARASSFGAADLYSMHSSRGPTPRQSNFDERSASARSSSRPAGAVPSCHDAKELHMFVWSSNASPVSEVSGLPVFTGGAGGGINVGAKEIRMAVPAELPPQNGSAGKENESNGAVAAATAEADEAFGFDGGKTTAEDAEAGEAGGPGEQLTKLGSSSATAELRVKDVGGVADAGGGGYDPDDARAQQQMPPASVMTRLILIVVWRKLIRNPNTYSSLLGLAWSLVAFRWHISMPAVVAKSISILSDAGLGMAMFSLGLFMALQPNLIACGWRATGISMGVRFLAGPAVMTAASLAIGLRGSLLRVAIVQAALPQGIVPFVFAKEYNVHPAILSTMVIFGMLIALPITLIYYILLGLKPV